The proteins below come from a single Streptomyces sp. MRC013 genomic window:
- a CDS encoding cob(I)yrinic acid a,c-diamide adenosyltransferase, whose amino-acid sequence MVNLTRIYTRTGDKGTTALGDMSRTAKTDLRIAAYADANEANAAIGAAIALGDLPEEVVKVLVRVQNDLFDVGADLSTPVVEDPQYPPLRVEQSYVDKLEADCDRFLEGLEKLRSFILPGGTPGAALLHQACTVVRRAERSTWAALEVHGETMNALTATYLNRLSDLLFILARTANKEVGDILWVPGGER is encoded by the coding sequence ATGGTCAATCTGACGCGCATCTACACCCGCACCGGCGACAAGGGCACGACGGCGCTCGGCGACATGAGCCGCACCGCCAAGACCGACCTCCGGATCGCGGCGTACGCCGACGCGAACGAGGCGAACGCCGCGATCGGGGCCGCCATCGCCCTCGGCGACCTGCCGGAGGAGGTCGTCAAGGTCCTCGTCCGGGTGCAGAACGACCTGTTCGACGTGGGCGCGGACCTGTCGACCCCGGTGGTGGAGGACCCGCAGTACCCGCCGCTGCGGGTGGAGCAGTCGTACGTCGACAAGCTGGAGGCGGACTGCGACCGGTTCCTGGAGGGCCTGGAGAAGCTCCGCTCCTTCATCCTGCCGGGCGGCACGCCGGGCGCGGCGCTGCTGCACCAGGCGTGCACGGTGGTCCGCCGCGCGGAGCGCTCCACGTGGGCGGCGCTGGAGGTGCACGGCGAGACGATGAACGCCCTGACCGCCACGTACCTCAACCGTCTCTCCGACCTGCTGTTCATCCTGGCGCGGACGGCGAACAAGGAGGTCGGCGACATCCTGTGGGTACCCGGCGGAGAACGCTGA
- a CDS encoding ABATE domain-containing protein, which translates to MKETAAEEAVLPPARGEGEHPSLALANSFVTLPGGQAVDFLETPAQANRWLTRHGLAPIDAGMLEMCTARLRSLREQTRSLFASRAAGLPASPAAVAAINDSMTRVPTAPLLRWDERGGPYRVALHPTTGILAHALAALATDAADLLTGPDAERLTACGSTPCNRFLLRHGRRHWCSTRCGDRARAARAYARRARPGTE; encoded by the coding sequence ATGAAGGAGACCGCGGCGGAGGAAGCCGTCCTGCCGCCCGCGCGGGGCGAGGGGGAACACCCGTCCCTCGCCCTCGCCAACAGCTTCGTCACCCTGCCCGGCGGCCAGGCGGTCGACTTCCTGGAGACCCCCGCACAGGCGAACCGCTGGCTGACGCGGCACGGTCTCGCACCGATCGACGCCGGCATGCTGGAGATGTGCACGGCGCGGCTGCGCTCGCTGCGCGAGCAGACCAGGTCGCTGTTCGCCTCCCGCGCCGCGGGGCTCCCCGCCTCCCCCGCCGCCGTCGCCGCAATCAACGACTCGATGACCCGGGTCCCCACGGCCCCGCTGCTGCGGTGGGACGAGAGGGGCGGCCCCTACCGCGTGGCCCTCCACCCCACCACGGGGATCCTCGCCCACGCCCTGGCGGCCCTCGCCACCGACGCCGCCGACCTTCTCACCGGCCCCGACGCCGAGCGCCTCACCGCCTGCGGCTCCACCCCCTGCAACCGCTTCCTGCTCCGCCACGGCCGCCGCCACTGGTGCTCCACCCGCTGCGGCGACCGGGCCCGCGCCGCCCGGGCCTACGCCCGCCGCGCCCGGCCCGGGACGGAGTGA
- a CDS encoding response regulator transcription factor, which translates to MSTGTGGGAGTGAAGGAVRVLVAEDQKSVRAGLVLILRSAPGIEVVGEAGDGEAAVRLARELRPDLVLMDVQMPLLDGVEATRRVVAEELADVLVLTTFDLDEYVFGALRAGAAGFLLKNAEARDLIEAVRTVGRGEGLIAPAVTRRLIAEFAAGRRGGARPGRTAEPEPDRGVLDPLTRREREVLSCLGEGLSNAEIAVRLDMAEATVKTHVSRVLGKLGLRSRVQAAVLARELGV; encoded by the coding sequence ATGAGCACGGGGACGGGCGGGGGCGCGGGGACGGGCGCGGCGGGCGGCGCGGTCCGCGTCCTGGTCGCGGAGGACCAGAAGTCCGTACGGGCGGGGCTCGTCCTCATCCTGCGCAGCGCTCCCGGCATCGAGGTGGTCGGCGAGGCCGGGGACGGCGAGGCGGCGGTGCGGCTGGCCCGGGAGCTGCGCCCGGACCTGGTGCTGATGGACGTCCAGATGCCGCTGCTGGACGGGGTGGAGGCGACGCGCCGGGTGGTGGCCGAGGAACTCGCGGACGTCCTGGTCCTGACCACCTTCGACCTCGACGAGTACGTCTTCGGGGCGCTGCGCGCCGGCGCCGCGGGGTTCCTGCTGAAGAACGCCGAGGCCCGCGACCTGATCGAGGCGGTGCGGACGGTGGGCCGCGGCGAGGGACTGATCGCCCCGGCGGTCACCCGGCGGCTGATCGCCGAGTTCGCGGCGGGGCGGCGGGGCGGCGCGCGGCCCGGCCGCACGGCGGAACCCGAGCCGGACCGGGGCGTGCTCGACCCGCTGACCCGACGGGAGCGCGAGGTCCTGTCGTGTCTCGGCGAAGGGCTGTCCAACGCGGAGATCGCGGTACGTCTCGACATGGCGGAGGCGACGGTGAAGACGCACGTCAGCAGGGTCCTGGGGAAGCTCGGGCTGCGCAGCCGGGTGCAGGCGGCGGTGCTCGCCCGGGAGCTGGGGGTCTGA
- a CDS encoding ABC transporter permease produces the protein MLLHDTALVFGRCARQTLRSRFHMLFGALTPLLYLLFFGPLLTRLPLGGRGDSWQVLVPGLLLQLGLFGASFAGFGVVLEKQWGVVERMRATPVSPLALLLGRVLRDAALFVFQAVLLVLAALAMGLRAPLGGVLVGFAFVAALTVTLASLSYALALRASSPQEFGPLVNAVSMPSMLLSGLMLPMTLAPGWLDLLSRLMPLRYLVDAVRSAYAGDYTSADMLYGTLTAAVCTALAVAIGTRGFRRAGT, from the coding sequence TTGCTGCTCCACGACACGGCGCTGGTCTTCGGGCGGTGCGCCCGGCAGACCCTGCGCTCCCGCTTCCACATGCTCTTCGGCGCGCTGACGCCCCTGCTGTACCTGCTCTTCTTCGGTCCGCTGCTCACCCGGCTGCCGCTCGGCGGCCGGGGGGACTCCTGGCAGGTGCTCGTACCGGGGCTGCTGCTCCAGCTCGGCCTGTTCGGCGCGTCGTTCGCCGGCTTCGGGGTCGTCCTCGAGAAGCAGTGGGGGGTGGTCGAGCGGATGCGGGCCACGCCGGTGAGCCCGCTCGCCCTGCTGCTCGGCCGCGTCCTGCGGGACGCGGCGCTCTTCGTCTTCCAGGCGGTCCTGCTGGTGCTGGCGGCGCTGGCGATGGGGTTGCGCGCGCCGCTGGGCGGCGTCCTCGTCGGCTTCGCCTTCGTCGCCGCGCTGACGGTGACCCTGGCGTCCCTGTCGTACGCGCTGGCGCTGCGGGCCTCCTCCCCGCAGGAGTTCGGGCCCCTCGTCAACGCGGTGAGCATGCCGTCGATGCTGCTGTCCGGACTCATGCTGCCGATGACGCTGGCGCCCGGATGGCTCGACCTGCTGTCGCGGCTGATGCCGCTGCGCTACCTGGTGGACGCGGTGCGGTCGGCGTACGCCGGGGACTACACGAGCGCGGACATGCTGTACGGGACGCTCACCGCCGCCGTCTGCACGGCACTGGCCGTGGCGATCGGCACACGGGGCTTCCGGAGGGCCGGTACGTAA
- a CDS encoding histidine kinase, whose translation MASTGLAVGLLLWSLGVFNQGAHHAVLDAPGAVLPPLLVMASLEFLRRVRPRTALLVGTVAVVADQFTRGNIATILMFTDLMYAAVVYGPPASARRLPVTTGLITVAVSVASLAWYREPWALLIGILTGMVSFAPAATGAVVRNHRQAADAARLRAEQTALLAEMDRREAVVAERARMARELHDMVAGHLSAIAIHSTAALSLCDPATSREALGVIRENSVEGLAEMRRLISLLRDSGADGDPAPAPTLAGLSALVRQAEAHGAANGLTFTLTAPPPDEDLPAPVELAAYRIVQESLTNALKHSGAGGVDVVVEHAGHALTIEVTSPFGRPAGPRAPGSGAGLVGMRERVALLGGEFEAGPADRAGHRTWRVRAVLPVAEDDGEPAA comes from the coding sequence CTGGCCTCGACGGGCCTCGCCGTCGGCCTCCTGCTGTGGTCGCTCGGCGTGTTCAACCAGGGTGCCCACCACGCCGTCCTCGACGCGCCGGGGGCCGTCCTGCCGCCGCTGCTGGTGATGGCGTCGCTGGAGTTCCTCCGGCGCGTCCGGCCCCGCACGGCGCTGCTGGTCGGGACGGTCGCGGTCGTCGCGGACCAGTTCACGCGGGGCAACATCGCGACGATCCTGATGTTCACGGACCTCATGTACGCGGCCGTCGTGTACGGGCCGCCCGCCTCCGCCCGGCGGCTGCCGGTGACGACGGGGCTGATCACCGTCGCGGTGTCGGTCGCGTCGCTGGCCTGGTACCGCGAACCGTGGGCGCTGCTGATCGGAATCCTCACCGGCATGGTGTCGTTCGCCCCCGCCGCCACCGGCGCGGTCGTGCGCAACCACCGGCAGGCCGCCGACGCCGCCCGGCTGCGCGCCGAGCAGACGGCGCTGCTGGCGGAGATGGACCGCCGGGAGGCGGTGGTGGCGGAGCGCGCCCGGATGGCGCGGGAGCTGCACGACATGGTCGCGGGGCACCTCTCCGCGATCGCCATCCACTCGACCGCCGCGCTCTCCCTCTGCGATCCGGCCACCAGCCGGGAGGCGCTCGGCGTGATCCGGGAGAACAGCGTCGAGGGCCTGGCCGAGATGCGCCGGCTGATCTCGCTGCTCCGGGACAGCGGCGCCGACGGCGACCCCGCGCCCGCGCCGACCCTGGCCGGGCTCTCCGCCCTCGTGCGGCAGGCCGAGGCGCACGGTGCGGCGAACGGGCTGACGTTCACGCTGACCGCACCGCCGCCGGACGAGGACCTGCCCGCGCCGGTGGAGCTCGCGGCGTACCGCATCGTGCAGGAGTCGCTGACGAACGCGTTGAAGCACTCCGGCGCGGGCGGGGTGGACGTCGTGGTGGAGCACGCCGGGCACGCGCTGACGATCGAGGTGACCAGCCCGTTCGGCCGTCCGGCGGGACCGCGGGCGCCCGGGTCGGGGGCCGGGCTGGTGGGGATGCGGGAGCGGGTGGCGCTGCTCGGCGGGGAGTTCGAGGCGGGCCCCGCGGACCGGGCGGGGCACAGGACGTGGCGGGTGCGGGCGGTGCTGCCCGTGGCGGAGGACGACGGGGAGCCGGCGGCATGA